The window AAAGGACTTGATGGCATCATCGTTGCTCCGGGATTTGGCGAGCGCGGACTGGAAGGAAAGCTCGATGCGGTTCGTTACGCCCGTGAAAACAACATTCCGTTCCTGGGGATTTGCCTGGGAATGCAGTGTGCCGTGATCGAATACGCGCGGAATGTAGCCGGACTCAAAGATGCCAACAGTACCGAAATGAATGCCGATACGCCGCATCCGGTCATCGCGCTCATGGAAGAACAAAAGAAAGTGATCAACCAAGGTGGTACCATGCGACTCGGAGCATTTCCTTGCGCCCTGGAAAAAGGCAGTACGGCGGCTCAGGTATACGGACGCACACAAATCTCCGAGCGTCACCGTCACCGCTTCGAGTTCAATAATAAGTACCGCGAGCAAATGGAAGCGGCCGGAATGAAATGCAGTGGTATCAATGACGAATCGGGCCTTGTAGAGATCGTGGAGCTGCCCGACCATCCTTGGTTCGTCGGCGTACAGTTCCACCCGGAGTACAAGAGCACCGTGGAACGGCCCGCCCCGCTCTTCATTCACCTCGTAAAGGCCGCGATCGCGCACAAAGAAACTAAGGATGGAAAATAAAAGATTCGACTGGAACTCGTTCATTGGCATGATCCTGATCGGGGGTATCCTCGTGTGGTTCGCCTACACCAACCAGGGTTCTGAAGAAGAGAACAGCGCGGCCTCTCGGCCGGATACAGCCCGTACCGAGCAGGTTGAACAACCCGTTGAGGTATCTGAACCCGAAACCACTATACCTGAAATATCAGCGAGTTCTGGTGATCCATATTCTGATCAATCGGGCTCTGCGGCTGTTTCTGACGCTGTAGCGGGTGCCAAGAAGCAACTTGGTTTCTTCAACCCCGTGCCTGAAGATGTGAGCACCACCGTACTGGAGAATAAAGTGCTGAAGGTGAGCATCGCGCCGCAAGGCGCAAGAATCATTGGCGCACAATTAAAAGAATACGAACAGTACGGAGGTGGAGCACTTGAGTTGATCGATCCGGGGCGCAGTTCATTCAATTGGGAGTGGGCCGTGAATGGAGTGCCGGTGCCTTCGGAGAAATTGTACTTCGAGAAGGTGCGATCGGGCCGTGATGAGGCCGTATTTCGCTTGTCGCGCAGTGCCTCTGAATACATCGAGGTACGCTACGCGATGGGCGAGGGGCTCGATGTAGGTTATAGTGTGAAGACCGTTGGGATGGATGACTACCTGGGGGATCAAACGACCTTGGTTTGGAGTTTTGATGCGAAGAAGTTAGAGAAGACGAAGGACAATTTGCAGAATCCGACCGCGATCTACTACCACCGCGATGGCGATGTGGACCGAATGGGTGTTCGCGGCGACAAGGAGGAGACCAAGACGGACATTCAGTGGGTGGCCTTTAAGCAACAGTTCTTCAGTTCGATCTTGCAGCCGAACTTCACCCTGCCTCAGGCCGAAATGGCGACGCTGGAGTTGGAGGACAGCACCCATACCAAGCGTATGAGTGCCCGTATGCCATTGGCGCAAAAGGCGGAGCACGGTTTCACCTTCAGCTTTGTGCCGAACCAATACCATACACTTAAGGCCTACGGTAAGGGATTTGACGAAATGATCCCACTTGGATGGGGGATCTTTGGTTGGGTCAACCGCTGGTTGGTGATCCCGGTGTTTAACTTCTTCGATGGACTCGGATGGAACTACGGTATCATCATTTTGGTGATGGCCATTGGCATTAAAGTGGTATTGCTTCCGTTTCAGTATCGGAGCTACTACAGCATGGCGAAGATGCGGGTATTGAAACCCGAGTTGGACGAGATCAACGAAAAGTATTCTAACAACATGAAAAAGCAACAAGCCCAAATGGAGTTGTACC is drawn from Flavobacteriales bacterium and contains these coding sequences:
- the yidC gene encoding membrane protein insertase YidC, with the translated sequence MENKRFDWNSFIGMILIGGILVWFAYTNQGSEEENSAASRPDTARTEQVEQPVEVSEPETTIPEISASSGDPYSDQSGSAAVSDAVAGAKKQLGFFNPVPEDVSTTVLENKVLKVSIAPQGARIIGAQLKEYEQYGGGALELIDPGRSSFNWEWAVNGVPVPSEKLYFEKVRSGRDEAVFRLSRSASEYIEVRYAMGEGLDVGYSVKTVGMDDYLGDQTTLVWSFDAKKLEKTKDNLQNPTAIYYHRDGDVDRMGVRGDKEETKTDIQWVAFKQQFFSSILQPNFTLPQAEMATLELEDSTHTKRMSARMPLAQKAEHGFTFSFVPNQYHTLKAYGKGFDEMIPLGWGIFGWVNRWLVIPVFNFFDGLGWNYGIIILVMAIGIKVVLLPFQYRSYYSMAKMRVLKPELDEINEKYSNNMKKQQAQMELYRKAGVNPLGGCLPMLFQLPFLIAMFRFFPASFELRGEGFLWADDLSSYDSIFSLPFEIPFYGDHVSLFTLLMATSLFFYTRINQQMTPQSGSSQMQQQMKIIQYIMPFMMLFWFNSYASGLSYYYFLANVISFGQQFAIRSFIDEGAIHAKLQENKTKEKPKSAFSKRLEQMMKEQQKTQRNKK